In Campylobacter sp., the DNA window ATGGCAAGAAGATGCGCAATCACCGGCAAAGGTGCGATGGTAGGAAACAACGTCAGCCACGCAAATAACAGGACCAAAAAGAAATTCCAGGTCAATCTACGCACCATCCGCGTTCAGCTACAAGACGGCTCAACCAGACGAATCAAAGTCGCCGCCTCAACTCTACGAACTATGAAAAAGCAATCAAAATAACCTCTTAAAGAGGAATTTATGTCTGTTTTGGACAAGATCAAGCGATTCCTCGACTGGTCCGGCTCGACTAAGCCGGACATCAACCTCTATACAGAAATTTACGACCAGCTACGCCCTTTTCGCTTACCGCTGATAACCATCGTGCTGATGATGCTAATCGGCACATTAGGCTATGTCTTTATAGCGGGCTTTTCGCTCGTAGACGCCTTTTATCAGGCGGGTATGACCTTCACGACGGTAGGCTTTACCGAAGTAGCGCCGATATCGCCCGCGGGTAGAATTTTTACCGTCTTATTCATCCTTATGGGCTTTGGAACCTTTTCGTTTTGCCTGGGCGTCGTCGTCGAGGTCATAAAAAACGGCAAACTTCAAAATTTACTTAGGGAGCAACGAATGATCAATAACATCGCAAGGCTCAAAAACCACTACATTATCTGTTACAACAACATCTACTGCGCCGAGCTTGCCAAGCAGTTTCGCGAAAATCATCTACCTTTTGTCGTGATCGACCCCGATCCCGCTCTAGCCAAAATCGCCGAAGAAAACCGCTATCCATATTTCATCGTAGGCGAGCCGCATGTAGAAACTACAATGCTAAAAGCGCATCTGTCATCTGCAAAATCCGTCATTACACTAAGTCCAAATTTAGCTGATAATATCGCAATAATCTCGCTGGTACGCCTCTACGAAAAGGAGCTTGGTCGCATCACCCCATACTTCATAATGGCAAATAGCGATGATGACAGCGACACCGAGAGGCTAAAAAAACTCGGCGCAAATTCTATCGTCTCACCATCCAAACTCGCCGCACAAAGGCTCTCTGCGATCAGCGTGCGCCCTGATATGGAAAACATTTTGGAGCGATTTTTGTATAAAAAAGACTCGCTTATCGATATCGAGGAGATTACGGTGCCCGATTTTTCGTGGATCCGCTTCAAGCGCCTAAAAGAAACTCGCTTGCGTGATTTTACAAACGCCGACGTCGTGGGAATCAAAGAGCCCAACAGCCGCTTCATTCCGATGCCGGATGGCGACTACCTCATCGGTACTGGGGTGAAATTTTTAGTCATCGGCACGGCAGAGGGTATCCGCAACACCAAAAAACTCATCCGTAGCAAATACAAGCCGCAGGAGATGAGATATGTTTAAAATTACTAAGCTCGAGGGCGGCTTGCAGAATGTCGAGGGCTTTTATTTTGACGGCGTGAATTCGGGCTTTAAAAAACAGGGCAACGATCTAGGATTTATCCGCGCAGACGAGCCCTTTGCCGTAAGCGCGATCTTTACGAGCAATAAATTTCAAGCCGCGCCGATTAGGCATTTCAAAAGGGCGCAAGAGCGCGCTGGCGGAGAGCTTAAAACAAATTTTATCCTCGTAAATTCTAAAAACGCAAACTCTATGACCGGGGAGCAAGGCATCGCCGATATCGATGAAATTTTTAGCGAGCTTGGCAAAAAAATCCCTCTGATAAACCCCGTCATGAGCTCCACCGGCGTCATCGGATACCGCCTCAAAAAGGAAAAAATTATCGCCGCCGCGCAAAATTTTAACCTCTCGGCACGAAACTCGAACGCCCTAGCCACCGCCATTATGACTACCGACA includes these proteins:
- the rpmB gene encoding 50S ribosomal protein L28, whose translation is MARRCAITGKGAMVGNNVSHANNRTKKKFQVNLRTIRVQLQDGSTRRIKVAASTLRTMKKQSK
- a CDS encoding potassium channel protein — protein: MSVLDKIKRFLDWSGSTKPDINLYTEIYDQLRPFRLPLITIVLMMLIGTLGYVFIAGFSLVDAFYQAGMTFTTVGFTEVAPISPAGRIFTVLFILMGFGTFSFCLGVVVEVIKNGKLQNLLREQRMINNIARLKNHYIICYNNIYCAELAKQFRENHLPFVVIDPDPALAKIAEENRYPYFIVGEPHVETTMLKAHLSSAKSVITLSPNLADNIAIISLVRLYEKELGRITPYFIMANSDDDSDTERLKKLGANSIVSPSKLAAQRLSAISVRPDMENILERFLYKKDSLIDIEEITVPDFSWIRFKRLKETRLRDFTNADVVGIKEPNSRFIPMPDGDYLIGTGVKFLVIGTAEGIRNTKKLIRSKYKPQEMRYV